The following proteins are encoded in a genomic region of Amphiura filiformis chromosome 11, Afil_fr2py, whole genome shotgun sequence:
- the LOC140164309 gene encoding protein dispatched homolog 1-like translates to MMEDPIQNEHRPRERRCNICRLYAEALTNFYPLVCVGVILISGACAAVSFLVYDLPDFEEPTKGFEARGTPITTSLISYYNYLDTFYSANDNAPPAASSRRRKRRQASPPPSLSTAAPSTESQNTIPYGTPTDKSDGGGIPSVPHSNVNTRICVDFHPNQYYENPSLVFGAKGKTDLFTAETMKSACQLEEEIIRSHPAFNGSCQSCSQWACPDSWSLGGYVALLNSKSSCDDINSTDVANVRTLLHKCAGYYVDGSLSKLCAFYGTCEEIPPECTEHDAVYLILHYITSKTFVEAIANDEDTTLPLMSTFLPLYNQYVLEQIYLDNIHGNTFSNEDVALKAVKFRIKFRLFEQFLFSDILYVGIGLAIILIIIWIYTKSFLVMMAAFINFILSLILAYFFYVVVFQRPFFPFVNITALIMLIGIGADDTFVYMDLWRKALSEHRGGKLVVVVEDALRHATATMFVTSATTTAALFASMFSDITAVKCFALFTGITILMNFLLTLSWLPAVIILQHRLMEICCKNEDNQQDTKSSTLEYLLTPFRVFYDKILPFIVVKLQYVWIVSLTLLGLAGAIVVFWKPGLKLPSSSEFQILRTENYLEQYDLVYKNHFKYEQNKQDRMNGIVLFGVKSKYNGDPWNPDDYGDLFYDEAFEFSSPEHQLWLESFCEDLQNQTFYHSTHFYGECLINPLKLFMSRDCEGGSLSPCCNESTFPYSASTFDTCLKQCHTHGSCQSGLPLYDTENDFKLRAFGIFFSCTTFRSFNFGIMQNYWRDVNGWMQTKFATAPESLSSVFFTAESGDQLWFFDLQLNLASGTQISLGVTLAIATGILIVTILNIVLALYAILSVAFVVLVTMGSLVLLGWELNIFESVIFTLAVGLSVDFTIHYGVAYHLAPFSHRNERTEFSIQTMGSAITIAALSTFIAGALMLPSTVNAYLQLGIFMMLVMSISWVYSTFYFQALCNVFGPQGRIGELTYCCKDDDPTLVSGGKENVIPVQNGGSSRENSQRLNIISGDAVKVGDINMGTTPSISPIQPDLTPPVAHLPGTPLKNSDDESEQSDRVSLKKPDGLPPEGVTNPMYEKE, encoded by the exons ATGATGGAGGATCCGATACAAAATGAACATCGACCCCGAGAGAGGAGATGCAATATATGTCGACT ATACGCTGAGGCCCTGACCAATTTCTATCCACTAGTATGCGTTGGTGTGATTTTGATATCTGGAGCTTGTGCAGCTGTATCATTCCTTGTCTACGATCTACCAGATTTTGAAGAACCAACAAAG GGTTTTGAAGCACGTGGAACACCTATCACAACAAGTCTCATCAGTTACTACAACTATTTGGATACATTTTATTCTGCCAATGATAATGCTCCACCAGCTGCATCCTCCAGGAGAAGAAAGCGACGGCAGGCGAGTCCTCCTCCGTCATTATCTACGGCAGCACCTTCAACAGAATCTCAGAATACCATTCCGTATGGAACACCCACCGACAAAAGTGATGGCGGGGGAATTCCTAGCGTTCCACATTCAAATGTGAACACACGTATTTGCGTGGATTTTCATCCCAATCAATATTATG AGAACCCTTCCCTTGTCTTTGGTGCCAAAGGAAAAACAGATCTATTTACAGCTGAAACCATGAAGAGTGCTTGCCAATTAGAGGAAGAAATAATCCGATCACATCCTGCATTCAATGGATCCTGTCAATCATGTTCCCAGTGGGCATGTCCAGATAGTTGGTCGTTAGGAGGATACGTTGCGCTGCTTAACAGCAAAAGCTCATGTGATGACATTAACTCTACGGACGTTGCCAACGTTAGGACGTTGCTGCATAAGTGCGCGGGTTATTACGTCGATGGGAGTTTATCTAAGTTATGCGCATTTTACGGTACATGTGAAGAGATACCGCCAGAATGCACAGAACATGATGCTGTTTATCTAATTCTACATTACATAACAAGTAAGACATTTGTCGAGGCTATCGCTAATGATGAAGATACAACGTTACCGTTGATGTCGACTTTTCTCCCACTCTACAATCAGTATGTGTTGGAACAGATTTATTTAGACAACATACACGGGAATACATTTTCAAACGAGGATGTAGCGCTGAAAGCTGTTAAGTTTCGGATTAAATTCAGACTGTTTGAGCAATTTTTGTTCTCAGATATTCTATATGTTGGTATCGGCTTAGCAATCATTTTAATCATAATCTGGATATATACCAAATCCTTTCTCGTAATGATGGCGGCATTCATTAATTTTATCCTATCTCTTATATTGGCATATTTCTTCTATGTAGTTGTATTTCAGCGGCCATTTTTTCCTTTTGTGAATATCACGGCGTTGATTATGCTAATAGGAATAGGTGCAGACGACACGTTTGTTTACATGGATCTATGGAGAAAGGCACTCTCCGAACATCGCGGAGGAAAATTAGTTGTTGTAGTTGAGGATGCATTACGCCATGCCACTGCAACTATGTTTGTAACAAGCGCCACAACGACTGCCGCGCTTTTTGCTAGCATGTTCAGCGACATCACAGCGGTAAAATGTTTCGCTCTTTTTACGGGAATTACAATCTTGATGAATTTTCTTCTTACGCTCAGTTGGTTACCTGCAGTTATCATCCTTCAGCATAGATTAATGGAGATTTGTTGTAAAAATGAAGACAATCAACAGGACACAAAATCGTCAACTCTTGAATATTTACTCACACCATTCAGAGTGTTCTACGATAAGATTCTTCCGTTCATTGTTGTTAAATTGCAATACGTATGGATCGTTTCACTTACATTACTCGGACTTGCTGGAGCCATTGTCGTGTTCTGGAAGCCTGGGCTTAAGCTCCCATCATCATCAGAATTTCAAATTCTTCGCACTGAAAATTATCTTGAACAATACGATTTGGTGTATAAAAACCATTTCAAATATGAACAGAACAAACAGGACAGAATGAATGGTATTgtattatttggggtcaaatcgaAGTACAACGGGGACCCATGGAATCCGGATGATTATGGAGATCTTTTTTATGATGAGGCATTTGAGTTTTCGTCACCAGAACATCAGCTTTGGCTAGAGAGCTTCTGTGAAGATCTTCAAAATCAAACCTTTTATCACAGTACACACTTTTACGGAGAATGTCTCATTAATCCCTTAAAATTATTCATGAGCAGAGATTGTGAAGGTGGGAGCTTGTCACCCTGTTGTAATGAAAGTACATTCCCCTATTCGGCATCAACTTTTGACACGTGCCTTAAGCAATGTCATACGCACGGCTCCTGCCAGTCTGGATTGCCGTTATATGATACAGAAAATGACTTCAAACTTCGTGCTTTTGGAATTTTCTTTTCCTGCACAACATTTCGATCTTTTAACTTTGGAATCATGCAAAACTACTGGAGGGACGTCAACGGATGGATGCAAACCAAGTTTGCTACGGCTCCCGAGTCCTTATCAAGCGTGTTTTTTACAGCTGAAAGTGGAGACCAACTTTGGTTCTTTGATCTTCAACTAAATCTCGCTAGTGGTACGCAGATATCGCTTGGCGTCACCTTGGCCATTGCTACAGGGATCTTGATTGTAACCATTCTGAATATCGTACTTGCTCTTTACGCGATCCTATCAGTCGCATTTGTTGTATTAGTAACAATGGGAAGTCTGGTGTTACTGGGTTGGGAGTTGAACATCTTCGAATCGGTTATCTTTACATTGGCAGTTGGTCTAAGCGTTGATTTTACTATTCATTACGGTGTTGCGTACCATTTAGCGCCATTTAGTCATAGAAATGAGCGTACAGAGTTTTCCATACAAACAATGGGAAGCGCCATTACCATTGCGGCTCTATCAACCTTTATTGCCGGTGCCTTAATGCTGCCGTCGACGGTTAACGCCTATCTACAGTTGGGTATATTTATGATGCTTGTTATGAGTATTAGTTGGGTGTATTCTACGTTTTATTTTCAAGCTCTGTGTAATGTCTTCGGTCCTCAAGGAAGAATTGGAGAATTAACGTATTGTTGTAAAGATGACGATCCGACCTTGGTATCTGGTGGTAAAGAAAACGTAATTCCTGTACAAAATGGCGGATCTTCTCGCGAGAACTCGCAGAGGCTCAACATAATAAGTGGAGACGCAGTGAAGGTTGGTGATATTAACATGGGAACGACGCCATCGATTAGTCCCATTCAGCCAGATTTGACGCCACCAGTGGCTCACCTTCCTGGAACACCTTTAAAGAATTCTGATGATGAGTCGGAGCAAAGTGATAGAGTCAGTCTTAAGAAACCAGATGGCTTACCACCAGAAGGTGTTACCAATCCGATGTATGAGAAAGAGTAA